A portion of the bacterium genome contains these proteins:
- a CDS encoding YceH family protein translates to MEPTLSQIEIRVLACLVEKSLSTPEYYPMTLNALTMACNQKSNRDPVMQLSDQDAVRALDSLRDRRLAWAVTLAGSRTPKYRHHIEDVYPLLLPQLAVLCELMLRGPQTVGELRTHAGRLCDFASIEEVLPVLQQLMAWTGGGLAAVAPRRPGQREERYTHLLGGGVPEETELGGGAGEPARQTVMAENDRLAALEIKVASLEDELARLKAQFADFAGQFK, encoded by the coding sequence ATGGAACCGACCTTGAGCCAAATCGAAATACGAGTGCTAGCCTGTCTGGTTGAAAAATCCCTTTCAACCCCTGAATATTATCCCATGACGCTCAACGCCCTGACAATGGCGTGTAATCAAAAATCAAACCGCGATCCCGTGATGCAACTGTCCGATCAGGATGCCGTGCGGGCGCTGGATTCCCTGCGGGACCGCAGGCTGGCCTGGGCGGTCACGCTGGCGGGCAGCCGTACTCCCAAGTATCGCCACCATATTGAGGACGTCTACCCGTTGTTGTTACCGCAATTGGCCGTGTTGTGCGAGCTGATGTTGCGAGGTCCGCAAACGGTGGGTGAACTCCGGACCCATGCCGGGCGTTTGTGTGATTTTGCCTCCATCGAAGAAGTACTGCCCGTCCTCCAGCAATTAATGGCTTGGACAGGTGGTGGCCTGGCCGCGGTTGCCCCGCGCCGACCCGGGCAACGGGAGGAACGGTATACACACCTGCTGGGAGGGGGGGTCCCTGAGGAGACTGAACTCGGAGGGGGGGCTGGTGAACCCGCCCGCCAGACGGTTATGGCTGAGAATGACCGCCTGGCCGCGCTGGAAATAAAAGTGGCGTCGCTGGAAGATGAACTGGCTCGCCTAAAGGCCCAGTTTGCTGATTTTGCAGGGCAGTTTAAATAA
- a CDS encoding dihydroorotate dehydrogenase gives MKPTLDINLAGFRMKNPVMVASGTFGYGPEYAELVDLNKLGAIVVKGISMEPWGGNKTPRMVEVPGGLINAIGLQNPGTRGFTEKYMPFLRKHDIAVIVNIWGKTLEEYAAVAEWFNTIEGVHALEINISCPNVKAGGSSFGVHLDSTARVVAAVRAKTKLPIIPKLAPNVSDIGAFAKVCEDNGADAISLINSFPAMAIDIETRKPILANISGGLSGPAIHPIAVKLVYEAAKSVKIPLIAIGGITSAKEAIEFMIAGASAVAVGTANFTEPLTALQVVDGIADYLVRHKIEKVQDLVRSIRI, from the coding sequence ATGAAACCGACTCTTGATATCAATCTCGCCGGATTCCGGATGAAGAACCCCGTGATGGTGGCGTCCGGCACCTTTGGCTATGGTCCTGAATATGCCGAACTGGTCGATTTGAACAAACTGGGCGCCATCGTTGTCAAAGGCATCAGTATGGAGCCTTGGGGTGGCAACAAAACGCCGCGGATGGTGGAAGTCCCCGGTGGTCTGATCAACGCCATCGGTCTTCAAAATCCCGGCACCCGGGGCTTTACCGAGAAGTATATGCCCTTTCTGCGCAAGCATGACATTGCCGTGATCGTGAATATCTGGGGTAAGACGCTGGAAGAATATGCCGCCGTGGCGGAATGGTTCAACACCATCGAGGGCGTTCACGCGCTCGAGATCAATATTTCCTGCCCCAACGTCAAAGCAGGCGGAAGCTCATTCGGGGTCCATCTTGATTCCACCGCCCGGGTGGTCGCCGCGGTGCGTGCGAAAACCAAGTTGCCCATTATCCCGAAGCTGGCCCCGAATGTCTCGGACATCGGCGCCTTTGCGAAAGTGTGTGAGGATAACGGGGCGGACGCGATTTCCCTGATCAATTCGTTTCCGGCCATGGCCATTGACATTGAAACCCGCAAGCCCATTCTCGCCAATATCTCAGGAGGACTGAGCGGGCCGGCCATCCACCCCATCGCCGTAAAATTGGTTTACGAGGCCGCCAAGTCCGTGAAAATCCCTTTGATCGCGATTGGCGGTATCACCTCAGCCAAAGAAGCCATTGAATTCATGATCGCCGGCGCGTCGGCCGTTGCGGTGGGAACCGCCAATTTCACGGAACCCCTGACGGCCCTGCAGGTGGTGGATGGGATCGCGGACTATCTCGTCCGGCACAAAATTGAAAAAGTCCAGGATCTTGTCCGCAGCATCCGAATATGA
- a CDS encoding aldo/keto reductase codes for MTDVLLSKACLFHTDLNSSAVCLGTALMGSTIAEAHAFQMLDSYVEAGGNFLDSARVYADWLPGGTSASERTVGNWIKTRKNRPQIILATKGGHPPLSEMGKSRLARKDLEQDIELSLGCLAVDQIDLYWLHRDDPARDVGEIMETMDALIQSGKIRYFGCSNWRVNRVAEALAYSSAHGLAGFVAMQNLWSLAHADMKCFPDDSLQTMDPAAIHLCQEKGLAIIPYSSQANGFFTKCAHAGKMHYDSAIKGPYESALNYARLRAAVRIAKRMSASVTDVALAYLISQRALTIPVIGPRSNDQLMESLRNPGLRLDRETLCELEAGDIP; via the coding sequence ATGACTGATGTGCTCTTGAGCAAAGCCTGTCTGTTTCATACCGACTTAAATAGTTCCGCGGTGTGTCTCGGGACGGCGCTCATGGGGTCAACGATCGCCGAGGCGCACGCCTTTCAAATGCTGGACAGTTACGTCGAGGCCGGCGGTAACTTCCTGGATTCCGCCCGTGTTTATGCGGATTGGCTACCGGGGGGCACCTCTGCGAGTGAACGTACCGTCGGGAACTGGATCAAGACCCGCAAGAACAGGCCTCAGATTATTCTCGCGACCAAAGGCGGGCACCCGCCGTTGTCCGAAATGGGCAAGAGCCGGCTCGCGCGAAAAGATCTGGAGCAGGATATCGAGTTGAGTTTGGGATGCCTGGCGGTTGACCAGATTGATCTCTATTGGTTGCACCGGGATGATCCCGCCCGAGACGTTGGCGAAATCATGGAGACCATGGATGCCTTGATCCAGTCCGGGAAAATCAGGTATTTCGGCTGCTCCAACTGGCGGGTAAACCGGGTCGCAGAAGCCCTCGCGTATTCATCGGCTCATGGCCTTGCCGGATTTGTCGCCATGCAGAACCTCTGGTCCCTTGCCCATGCTGACATGAAGTGCTTTCCTGACGATTCCTTGCAAACGATGGATCCCGCCGCCATCCACTTGTGTCAAGAGAAGGGCCTAGCCATCATCCCTTATTCCTCCCAGGCGAACGGTTTTTTCACCAAATGTGCGCATGCGGGGAAAATGCATTACGATTCCGCCATCAAAGGCCCCTACGAATCGGCGCTGAACTATGCCCGTCTCCGGGCCGCGGTCCGGATCGCCAAACGAATGTCAGCCTCTGTGACTGACGTGGCTCTAGCCTATCTGATCTCCCAGCGTGCCCTGACCATTCCCGTTATTGGCCCCCGGTCCAATGACCAGCTCATGGAAAGCCTTCGCAACCCAGGCCTTCGTCTTGACCGTGAAACCCTCTGCGAACTTGAGGCGGGAGATATCCCTTAA
- a CDS encoding DUF4080 domain-containing protein encodes MKVVFLAVNCSYSHTSLAAWSLRAMVDESVWDWRTLEVTIKDSPAKVLSELIDAKPDVVAATLYLFNHDFVVGILKSLRVTSPDCRIVVGGPECLGSNEAVAGPDGFATIAVRGEGEVALPELLERWRTGQPWSDIPGVCGLDSQGVYCDQGTAPGVEDFDAIPPFYPRELMGFQKPFIQLETSRGCGNGCLFCTSRHTARRIHSQDRVRADLQAIASAGVKDVRIVDRTFNEDRMRALMLTRLFRDEFPMLRFHLEIEPARFNQELADEFAKAGPGRFHLEAGIQSLNPEVCATIERGATVNRTCEGLKRLCRLPDIEVHVDLIAGLPGSKLSDIVADLEAVMLLRPAEIQLERLKLLPGTPLAADPARWGLISNPIPPYQVTQTSSLSPEELGQSDRLSKLIDWYYNAKPLHLIFAEAVEIDPSFLTRFEAWSRDRMEFTVRPGLEARFQTLHAFLLTCDATLAVVAERLCYRWFRLGFSARNGLRPAVLWKNELPPEAVLVEGDAGARVSRKWRVELHPPHLFCYGTGACGERAVVAVYRC; translated from the coding sequence ATGAAAGTCGTATTTCTGGCCGTCAATTGTTCCTACTCCCATACCAGTCTCGCGGCCTGGAGTCTCCGTGCCATGGTGGATGAATCCGTCTGGGATTGGCGCACCCTGGAGGTGACCATTAAAGATTCACCGGCCAAGGTATTGTCAGAGCTGATTGACGCCAAGCCGGATGTAGTGGCCGCCACGCTTTACCTCTTCAACCATGACTTTGTTGTCGGGATTCTCAAGTCGCTGCGTGTCACTTCTCCAGACTGCCGGATTGTGGTGGGCGGACCGGAATGTCTCGGGTCTAACGAGGCAGTGGCCGGCCCTGATGGATTTGCCACGATTGCCGTTCGGGGGGAGGGAGAAGTGGCCCTGCCCGAATTGCTTGAACGTTGGAGGACGGGGCAGCCGTGGTCGGATATCCCGGGCGTCTGTGGCTTGGATTCCCAAGGGGTCTATTGTGATCAGGGAACGGCGCCTGGCGTAGAGGACTTTGATGCGATCCCTCCCTTCTATCCGCGTGAGCTGATGGGGTTTCAGAAGCCTTTCATCCAGTTGGAGACATCCCGGGGCTGCGGGAACGGTTGCCTGTTCTGCACCAGTCGTCACACTGCGCGGCGCATTCATTCACAGGATCGGGTCCGGGCCGATCTGCAGGCCATTGCTTCGGCCGGGGTCAAGGATGTGCGGATTGTGGATCGGACGTTCAATGAAGACCGTATGCGGGCCTTGATGCTGACCCGGCTGTTTCGCGATGAGTTCCCTATGCTCCGGTTTCATCTGGAAATAGAGCCAGCCCGGTTTAATCAGGAGTTGGCGGATGAATTTGCCAAGGCAGGACCCGGCCGGTTTCACCTCGAAGCGGGCATCCAGAGTTTAAATCCCGAAGTGTGCGCGACGATCGAGCGGGGCGCGACGGTCAATCGAACCTGTGAGGGCCTGAAACGCTTATGTCGTTTACCGGATATTGAGGTGCATGTGGATTTGATTGCCGGACTTCCCGGCAGCAAACTGTCTGACATTGTTGCTGATCTGGAGGCCGTAATGTTGCTCCGGCCCGCCGAGATTCAGCTTGAGCGCTTAAAACTGTTGCCCGGCACCCCGCTGGCCGCGGATCCGGCGCGCTGGGGGCTGATCAGCAATCCCATTCCTCCTTATCAGGTCACGCAAACGTCTTCCCTATCCCCTGAAGAGTTGGGTCAGTCGGACCGGTTATCCAAACTGATTGACTGGTATTATAACGCAAAACCACTGCATTTGATCTTTGCCGAAGCGGTTGAAATTGATCCGTCATTTCTTACCCGGTTTGAGGCATGGAGCAGGGATCGTATGGAGTTTACAGTCCGTCCCGGCCTTGAGGCAAGGTTCCAAACCTTGCATGCCTTTTTGCTCACCTGCGACGCCACGCTGGCGGTGGTGGCCGAGCGGTTATGTTACCGGTGGTTCCGGCTTGGGTTCAGTGCCAGAAACGGCCTGCGTCCGGCGGTGTTATGGAAAAATGAACTGCCGCCAGAGGCCGTGCTGGTGGAAGGTGATGCCGGGGCCAGGGTCTCACGGAAGTGGCGGGTTGAATTACATCCGCCGCATCTGTTTTGCTATGGAACGGGGGCTTGCGGCGAACGGGCGGTCGTCGCCGTATATCGTTGCTAA
- a CDS encoding dihydroorotate dehydrogenase electron transfer subunit encodes MRIENGTVVSHERMGPHYRVLTLTLPEVTVSATPGQFVHVRIAKLHDAVLRRPFSIYKVDGQNLSILYKSIGRGTTTMQALSPGDTVSMVGPLGNGFPLALKAGTIPVLIGGGYGVAPLYFLARRMTSRGILFVGGAKAVDILLADDFKAMGWEVRIATDDGSLGEKGLVTAPLDAWLKAGEGNVQPEFYACGPNGMLKAVGDRAIKGNWQAWLSLDRHMGCGVGACLACVQKVRLNGQDTLARVCKDGPIFESRDIIWED; translated from the coding sequence ATGCGTATTGAAAACGGAACTGTTGTCAGCCATGAACGGATGGGTCCCCATTACCGGGTCCTCACCTTAACTCTTCCTGAAGTCACGGTCTCGGCCACCCCGGGTCAGTTTGTGCATGTCCGTATTGCGAAACTGCATGATGCCGTGTTGCGCCGCCCATTCAGTATTTACAAGGTCGATGGCCAGAACCTTTCCATTCTCTATAAATCGATTGGCCGGGGCACGACCACCATGCAGGCGCTCAGCCCGGGGGATACGGTGAGCATGGTCGGTCCGCTGGGTAATGGGTTTCCCCTGGCCCTGAAGGCCGGGACCATACCGGTATTAATTGGAGGCGGCTACGGGGTGGCCCCCTTGTATTTTCTGGCGCGACGGATGACGTCACGTGGCATTCTGTTTGTGGGGGGGGCCAAGGCCGTGGATATTCTTCTGGCCGATGATTTCAAAGCCATGGGCTGGGAGGTCCGCATTGCAACCGATGACGGCTCGCTTGGCGAAAAAGGCCTGGTTACCGCACCCCTGGACGCCTGGCTGAAGGCAGGCGAGGGAAACGTGCAACCGGAATTCTACGCCTGCGGCCCGAACGGCATGCTCAAGGCGGTCGGCGATCGCGCCATCAAAGGCAACTGGCAGGCGTGGCTTTCTCTTGACCGGCACATGGGGTGCGGTGTAGGGGCCTGTCTGGCCTGCGTACAAAAGGTGCGGCTGAACGGGCAGGACACCCTGGCGCGGGTGTGCAAGGATGGGCCCATCTTTGAATCGCGTGATATTATCTGGGAAGACTAA
- a CDS encoding SH3 domain-containing protein: MNMKRFCWALGVFGLSLAAAVAATATIMSVQINKAELRETPSYLGKVVTSLAYGDKVSVQSQNGAWMQVSASGQSGWLHNSALTKKTIVMKSGAGAQTTASSGEMALAGKGFNSDVEKQFKDNHKEINFAPVDKMEKIKIPISDLQEFAKDGKLQSAGGAK, translated from the coding sequence ATGAACATGAAACGTTTCTGTTGGGCTCTAGGGGTATTCGGGCTTTCGCTGGCAGCCGCAGTCGCCGCTACCGCCACCATCATGAGTGTTCAGATCAATAAGGCGGAGCTCCGGGAAACCCCCTCTTATTTAGGGAAAGTCGTCACTTCACTCGCCTATGGCGATAAAGTTTCAGTTCAATCCCAGAATGGTGCCTGGATGCAAGTCAGTGCCTCCGGCCAATCGGGCTGGCTCCATAATTCCGCGCTCACCAAGAAGACGATTGTCATGAAATCCGGGGCTGGCGCCCAGACGACCGCCTCCAGCGGCGAAATGGCACTGGCGGGCAAGGGATTCAATTCCGATGTGGAGAAACAATTCAAGGATAACCACAAGGAGATCAATTTCGCCCCAGTCGATAAAATGGAGAAAATTAAGATCCCGATATCCGATCTCCAGGAATTCGCCAAAGACGGTAAGCTTCAGTCCGCCGGAGGTGCAAAATGA